A genome region from Candidatus Zixiibacteriota bacterium includes the following:
- a CDS encoding DUF3857 domain-containing protein has product MGTEHGSLNDHIHSAREIEDIEGYRISPNGETEKLNRENIYTTNLGEAAGYYDDVSHLVATFPDMSAGDIIAYEYEIKEDEYWCSYYHLFVVQLKLPVLSTNIELEIPEDWILMKTVQNIDSISETLDGNKYF; this is encoded by the coding sequence CTGGGCACTGAGCATGGAAGCCTGAATGATCACATTCATTCCGCCCGTGAAATTGAGGATATTGAGGGGTACCGGATCAGCCCCAATGGTGAAACTGAGAAACTCAACAGGGAAAATATCTATACAACCAATCTGGGAGAGGCCGCGGGCTATTATGATGATGTCAGCCATCTGGTGGCAACATTTCCCGATATGTCAGCGGGGGACATTATCGCCTACGAGTATGAAATCAAGGAAGATGAGTACTGGTGCAGTTACTATCACTTGTTTGTGGTCCAGCTAAAACTACCGGTCCTGTCCACCAATATCGAATTGGAGATACCCGAAGATTGGATCCTGATGAAAACGGTGCAAAATATCGACTCGATTTCTGAAACGCTGGATGGCAATAAGTACTTTTGA